Part of the Actinomycetota bacterium genome, ATCGACTGCGGGAGGCTCTCGCGCCAGTACGAGACGATGACGGTTGCGGTGGACAGCCCGAAGAGAAGGATGAACGTGACGGACCAGAGATGCGCGCGTCCGCGCTCGACATCTTCCAGCGAGTTGAGCCGCTCGTCGGGGAGGACGGCGCGCAGGTGGGATGAACGCGTGCGCGCGTCGGCTTCGGTTACAAGACCCGGCGCTCCCCCCGCCGTTTCTGGCCCGGCGCCGCTCTCACGTGGAGCGCTCCTCACGTACGACCCCTCCGTTGCCCCGATGGATCGAACCGATGAGATGCGCCCCGATGCCTCGCTCCCCAAGCGATCTCACGGCAGTCGCGGCGTCCCTCTCGGTTACTACCATCGTCATACCGAGGCCGAGATTGAAGGCTTCCCGCATCTCTCGTTCGGGTATCCGTCCCGTTTCGGCCAGGTATGGGAAGATCGCGGGCACCGGCCAGGCGGCAGGGTCGATCGTCGCCTCGAGACCCTCGGGAAGAACGCGAGCAAGGTTCCCTTCGATCCCTCCCCCCGTTATGTGCGCGGCTGCGTGCACTTCGAGCCCGTCCTCGCGCTCGAGGGCGAGCATCGCCGGGGCGTACACCCGGGTCGGGGTGAGGAGTTCTTCTCCGAGCGTGTAACCGCCGAGTTCGGGGATCCCCTCGTCGAGCGGCAGGTCGTGCTCGAGGATGAGACGGCGCACAAGTGAGAAGCCGTTCGAATGGAGGCCGCTCGACGCGAGACCGATGACGACGTCGCCTTCTCGCACGCGCTCGGGGCCCCACATCGCGCCGCGACCGGCGACGCCTACCCCGAACGCGGCGAGGTCGTAGAGGTCTGGTTCCATCACGCCGGGATGCTCGGCCGTCTCACCGCCGAGCAACGCACAGCCGGCTTCGCGACATCCCTTCGCGATCCCGGAGACGATCCGCTCGATGCGCTCGGGAACGAGCTTCCCGCATGCGATGTAGTCGAGCAGGAACAGCGGCTCGGCGCCGTGACAGACCAGATCGTCGACGACCATCGCGACCAGATCGATACCGACCGTGTCGTGGCGGTCGAGCGTTTGCGCGAT contains:
- the purM gene encoding phosphoribosylformylglycinamidine cyclo-ligase; protein product: MTPSSYRSSGVDIEAGDRAVELMRGHVSSTHRAEVLGDIGGFAGAFSARFTGIEDPVLLSAADGVGTKLLIAQTLDRHDTVGIDLVAMVVDDLVCHGAEPLFLLDYIACGKLVPERIERIVSGIAKGCREAGCALLGGETAEHPGVMEPDLYDLAAFGVGVAGRGAMWGPERVREGDVVIGLASSGLHSNGFSLVRRLILEHDLPLDEGIPELGGYTLGEELLTPTRVYAPAMLALEREDGLEVHAAAHITGGGIEGNLARVLPEGLEATIDPAAWPVPAIFPYLAETGRIPEREMREAFNLGLGMTMVVTERDAATAVRSLGERGIGAHLIGSIHRGNGGVVREERST